From Candidatus Limnocylindria bacterium, a single genomic window includes:
- a CDS encoding sulfide/dihydroorotate dehydrogenase-like FAD/NAD-binding protein, with the protein MPGQDATYEIVRRQDFSDVTYLLEVRHPEMARAARPGQFVIVMSHPQGERIPLTLADFDAERGTITLVIQAVGKTTREMQRDLQAGSSLYALIGPMGEPSHIGPATKVVCVGGGLGVAPVYPQARAYHERGAYVIGVIGFRNKDLVFWEDKFRAVCDEFIVCSDDGSVGMKGLVTAGIEVALSRHSDIGQLIAIGPPVMMRGCAEVTRGRKIPTVVSLNPIMVDGTGMCGGCRVKVAGRIRFACVDGPEFDGHEVDFDDLMFRLGRFKPEEKAAFERWQQGSACRMPATVS; encoded by the coding sequence ATGCCGGGACAGGACGCTACCTACGAGATCGTCAGGCGCCAGGACTTCTCCGACGTGACGTACCTCCTCGAGGTCAGGCATCCGGAGATGGCCAGGGCCGCACGCCCGGGCCAGTTCGTCATCGTCATGTCACATCCCCAGGGTGAGCGGATCCCGCTGACGCTCGCGGACTTCGACGCGGAGCGCGGCACGATCACGCTCGTCATCCAGGCCGTCGGAAAGACGACGCGTGAGATGCAGCGGGACCTTCAGGCGGGCTCCAGCCTGTACGCGCTGATCGGGCCGATGGGCGAGCCGAGCCACATCGGGCCGGCGACAAAGGTCGTGTGCGTCGGCGGCGGACTCGGCGTCGCGCCGGTCTACCCGCAGGCCCGCGCATATCACGAGCGCGGGGCGTACGTCATCGGCGTCATCGGCTTCCGCAACAAGGATCTCGTCTTCTGGGAGGACAAGTTCCGCGCGGTCTGCGACGAGTTCATCGTCTGCAGCGACGATGGCTCGGTCGGCATGAAGGGCCTCGTCACGGCGGGCATCGAGGTCGCGCTCTCGCGCCACAGCGACATCGGACAGCTCATCGCGATCGGACCGCCGGTGATGATGCGCGGCTGCGCCGAGGTCACGCGCGGCCGGAAGATCCCCACCGTCGTGAGCCTGAATCCGATCATGGTCGACGGCACCGGCATGTGCGGCGGATGCCGGGTCAAGGTCGCCGGTCGCATCCGCTTCGCGTGCGTCGACGGCCCCGAGTTCGACGGGCACGAGGTCGATTTCGACGATCTCATGTTCCGCCTTGGGCGGTTCAAGCCCGAAGAGAAGGCCGCGTTCGAGCGCTGGCAGCAAGGCTCCGCGTGCCGGATGCCGGCGACGGTGAGCTGA